One window of the Enterobacter huaxiensis genome contains the following:
- a CDS encoding dimethyl sulfoxide reductase anchor subunit family protein — MHELPLLIFTLFLQGSVGVTLWLAFGSVNSSPRSVMFAAAGAFVLASLGLLASALHMGYPLNALNALRHVSSSWLSREIIFASLYLAALGLAVLLLFADKPSWRLLLVAAGIIGLVDVFCMAQIYMHASVVTWQHLNTLVLFMGSVGIVGSACMAASAKNYRAAVAIVVLLVLVRLLMQPVWLADIYAADSSVVTFPHTPLLMLEQLRAVHLLSWCVSVLGMLCFAVGGLKSARGTMLIGSALLIVGELMLRFVFFSIG, encoded by the coding sequence ATGCATGAGTTACCGCTGCTGATTTTTACGCTGTTCCTGCAGGGATCGGTTGGCGTTACGCTCTGGCTGGCGTTTGGCAGCGTGAACTCTTCGCCGCGCAGCGTGATGTTCGCCGCCGCGGGGGCGTTTGTGCTCGCCAGCCTTGGGCTTCTCGCCTCGGCGCTGCATATGGGTTACCCGCTCAATGCCCTTAACGCGCTGCGCCATGTTTCCAGCTCCTGGCTGAGCCGTGAAATCATTTTTGCCAGCCTCTATCTGGCGGCGCTGGGCCTTGCAGTTCTGCTCTTGTTTGCGGATAAGCCCAGCTGGAGGCTGCTATTGGTTGCTGCGGGTATTATTGGGCTGGTGGATGTGTTCTGCATGGCGCAAATCTACATGCACGCTTCCGTCGTGACGTGGCAGCATCTGAATACGCTGGTGCTGTTTATGGGATCGGTAGGGATTGTGGGCTCGGCCTGTATGGCTGCAAGCGCAAAAAATTACCGCGCTGCGGTCGCGATTGTCGTTCTGCTGGTCCTTGTACGTCTGCTTATGCAACCCGTCTGGCTGGCCGACATTTACGCCGCTGACAGCAGCGTCGTGACGTTCCCGCACACTCCCTTGCTGATGCTAGAACAGCTTCGCGCTGTGCATCTGCTGAGCTGGTGCGTCTCCGTTCTCGGCATGCTCTGCTTCGCTGTGGGTGGGCTGAAGTCCGCGCGCGGTACGATGCTGATCGGGAGCGCGCTGCTGATTGTCGGTGAGCTGATGCTGCGCTTCGTTTTCTTCAGTATCGGCTGA
- the rodZ gene encoding cytoskeleton protein RodZ — protein sequence MNTEATHDQNEALSTGVRLRNAREQLGLSQQAVAERLCLKVSTVRDIEEDKAPADLASTFLRGYIRSYAKLVHIPEEELLPMMEKQAPVRAAKVAPMQTFSLGKRRKKRDGWLMSFTWLVLFVVVGLTGAWWWQNHKAQQEEITTMADQSSAELNQSGNDNAQSVPLNTDSAATSPESQTPTTDAPVTQPAQTPEATANASPAAPAQDPNAVVSPSQANVDTAPAATATADNAAASLPTDPAGTAAPAADPNALVMNFSADCWLEVTDATGKKLFSGLQRKDGTLNLTGQAPYKLKIGAPAAVQIQYQGKPVDLSRFIRTNQVARLTVNAEQSAAQ from the coding sequence ATGAATACTGAAGCCACTCACGACCAAAATGAAGCACTCTCCACTGGCGTTCGTCTTCGCAACGCCCGTGAACAACTCGGACTCAGCCAGCAAGCCGTTGCGGAACGCTTGTGCCTGAAGGTTTCCACGGTTCGCGATATTGAAGAAGATAAGGCACCTGCCGATCTGGCTTCAACATTTCTGCGCGGTTATATCCGCTCTTACGCAAAACTGGTGCATATCCCCGAAGAAGAATTACTGCCGATGATGGAGAAGCAGGCCCCGGTCCGTGCAGCAAAAGTTGCGCCGATGCAGACCTTCTCTCTGGGAAAACGCCGTAAAAAACGTGACGGCTGGCTGATGAGCTTTACCTGGCTGGTGCTGTTTGTGGTGGTTGGCCTGACGGGCGCATGGTGGTGGCAAAACCACAAGGCGCAGCAGGAAGAGATCACCACGATGGCCGATCAGTCTTCGGCTGAGCTTAATCAATCCGGAAATGACAACGCACAAAGCGTGCCGTTGAATACGGACAGTGCGGCGACATCCCCTGAATCGCAGACGCCGACGACCGACGCGCCGGTAACCCAGCCAGCACAGACGCCAGAAGCTACGGCTAACGCCAGCCCTGCGGCTCCGGCCCAGGACCCGAACGCGGTGGTTTCGCCGTCCCAGGCTAACGTTGATACCGCGCCTGCAGCAACGGCAACGGCGGACAACGCTGCTGCTTCACTGCCAACTGACCCGGCCGGCACCGCCGCGCCAGCCGCCGATCCTAACGCGCTGGTGATGAACTTTAGCGCTGACTGCTGGCTTGAAGTGACTGACGCAACCGGCAAAAAGCTGTTTAGCGGCCTGCAGCGTAAAGACGGCACGTTAAACCTAACCGGTCAGGCACCGTATAAACTTAAAATCGGCGCTCCGGCAGCGGTACAGATCCAGTATCAAGGAAAACCTGTCGACCTGAGCCGCTTTATCAGAACTAACCAGGTTGCACGTCTTACCGTTAATGCCGAACAATCAGCAGCACAGTAA
- a CDS encoding DMSO/selenate family reductase complex A subunit — MNKDKSQEEDLSPGISRRHFIQAGSALATLPFVVTAGKAQAKVPAAAERVAEEKVVQTCSTFDCGGKCDIRAHVSDGVVTRISTRPDNELDPQMPVMRACVRGRAYRKFVYHPDRLKYPMKRVGKRGEGKFERISWDEATTLIANQIRIITQKYGAASRYVHVGTAVSGGTFSGDKMVRRLLNLTGGYLESYHSVSMGNTAAATPYTYGTAASGNSLDTLLDTKLVILWGHNPTETIFGHSNYFFQKMKQNGTRFIVVDPRYSDTVSSLADQWVPLLPTTDNALMDAMMYTIVTENLHDSEFIERYTLGFDESSMPEGVPANESLFAYLSGAKDGVAKTPEWAEKITHVPAQTIRQLARDYATAKPAALIQGWGPQRHNCGERTARGSTLLATLTGNVGVKGGWAAGYGGCANRKFAAGPEMPDNPVKAKISVMNWVQAADDASKVTPDVGLKDAEKLNSNIRILFSLAGNYLANQNPDLHQATRVLEDESKIQFIVASDLFMTPSAKYADLLLPETSFMERWNIGETWGTASYLILSEKLIEPEFERRSDYDWLRDVAAKLGVEQAFSEGRDEKGWIEHIWEQTRLAMPDENLPDFATLQKMRQHLFKSAPYVAFEDNIRDPQNHPFPTPSGKIEIFSKRLYDMHHPEIPALSHYVPAHEGPEDALGKTFPLQLITWKGKNRANSTQYANPWLIEAQQQKLWINPQDAQQRGIAQGDAVRIHNARGVCEIPAEVTPRIIPGVVAMQAGAWWQPDEQGVDKGGCANVLSSARITALAKGNSHQTMLVEVAKA, encoded by the coding sequence ATGAATAAAGATAAAAGTCAGGAAGAAGACTTATCCCCCGGAATTTCTCGTCGTCATTTTATTCAGGCAGGGTCGGCGCTGGCGACCCTTCCGTTTGTTGTGACGGCAGGAAAAGCCCAGGCAAAGGTTCCGGCTGCAGCAGAGCGTGTGGCAGAAGAAAAAGTGGTTCAGACGTGCAGTACGTTTGACTGTGGCGGTAAATGCGATATTCGCGCTCACGTTAGCGACGGCGTCGTTACCCGTATTTCTACGCGTCCGGATAATGAATTAGATCCTCAAATGCCCGTTATGCGCGCCTGCGTTCGTGGCCGCGCATACCGAAAATTTGTTTACCATCCCGATCGCCTGAAATATCCGATGAAGCGCGTGGGAAAACGCGGCGAAGGAAAGTTCGAACGTATTTCCTGGGACGAAGCCACCACGCTTATTGCAAATCAAATAAGAATTATTACGCAGAAATATGGCGCGGCGTCACGCTATGTTCATGTGGGAACCGCTGTTTCCGGCGGCACCTTTTCCGGTGATAAAATGGTACGTCGTCTGCTTAATTTAACCGGCGGCTATCTCGAAAGTTATCATTCAGTCAGTATGGGAAATACCGCAGCCGCCACGCCTTATACCTACGGTACCGCCGCCAGCGGCAATTCTCTGGATACGTTGTTGGACACCAAACTGGTCATCCTATGGGGACATAACCCCACGGAGACCATCTTCGGCCACAGCAACTATTTCTTCCAGAAAATGAAGCAAAACGGCACCCGCTTTATTGTGGTCGATCCCCGCTATTCCGATACCGTTTCATCCCTGGCCGATCAGTGGGTACCGCTGTTGCCGACGACCGATAACGCGCTGATGGATGCGATGATGTACACCATCGTCACGGAAAATCTGCACGATAGCGAGTTTATCGAACGCTATACCCTCGGCTTTGACGAATCCTCCATGCCTGAAGGCGTACCGGCCAATGAATCCCTGTTTGCGTACCTGAGCGGCGCCAAAGACGGCGTGGCGAAGACGCCGGAGTGGGCTGAGAAAATCACCCATGTTCCCGCGCAGACTATCCGCCAGCTGGCGCGCGACTACGCCACCGCGAAACCTGCCGCCCTGATTCAGGGCTGGGGACCGCAGCGCCACAACTGCGGTGAGCGTACCGCTCGCGGCTCTACTCTGCTGGCGACGCTGACCGGTAACGTCGGGGTGAAGGGGGGCTGGGCGGCGGGCTATGGCGGTTGCGCTAACCGGAAATTTGCGGCGGGCCCCGAGATGCCTGATAACCCGGTGAAAGCCAAAATATCGGTGATGAACTGGGTACAGGCCGCTGATGATGCGTCAAAGGTGACGCCGGATGTCGGCCTGAAGGATGCGGAAAAGCTCAACAGCAATATTCGTATTCTTTTCTCGCTGGCGGGCAACTACCTGGCGAACCAGAACCCCGATCTTCACCAGGCCACGCGCGTTCTGGAAGACGAGTCGAAAATTCAGTTTATCGTCGCAAGCGATCTGTTCATGACGCCAAGCGCGAAATATGCCGATCTGCTGCTGCCGGAAACCAGCTTTATGGAGCGCTGGAACATTGGGGAAACCTGGGGCACGGCAAGCTATCTCATCCTTTCAGAAAAACTGATCGAACCCGAATTTGAACGCCGTTCGGACTACGACTGGCTGCGCGACGTTGCCGCTAAGCTGGGCGTCGAGCAGGCATTCAGCGAGGGTCGGGACGAGAAGGGCTGGATTGAGCACATCTGGGAGCAGACGCGGCTGGCAATGCCGGACGAAAATCTTCCCGACTTCGCAACGCTGCAAAAGATGCGTCAGCATCTGTTCAAAAGCGCGCCGTACGTCGCCTTTGAGGACAATATTCGCGATCCGCAAAATCACCCGTTCCCGACGCCGTCCGGAAAAATTGAGATCTTCTCGAAGCGTCTGTACGACATGCACCATCCGGAGATCCCGGCGCTGTCGCACTACGTGCCTGCCCATGAGGGGCCGGAAGATGCGCTGGGGAAAACCTTCCCGCTGCAGCTGATTACCTGGAAAGGGAAAAACCGCGCCAATTCGACGCAGTATGCCAACCCGTGGCTGATTGAGGCGCAGCAGCAGAAGCTGTGGATTAACCCGCAGGATGCACAACAGCGCGGTATAGCACAGGGCGACGCCGTGCGTATCCATAACGCCCGCGGCGTATGCGAGATCCCCGCAGAGGTGACGCCGCGCATTATTCCGGGCGTGGTAGCGATGCAGGCGGGTGCCTGGTGGCAGCCGGACGAGCAGGGCGTGGATAAAGGCGGCTGCGCGAACGTGCTCAGCTCCGCCCGCATTACCGCGCTGGCGAAAGGGAATTCACATCAAACCATGCTGGTGGAGGTAGCAAAAGCATGA
- the ispG gene encoding flavodoxin-dependent (E)-4-hydroxy-3-methylbut-2-enyl-diphosphate synthase, with amino-acid sequence MHNQAPIQRRKSKRIYVGNVPVGDGAPIAVQSMTNTRTTDVEATVNQIKALERVGADIVRVSVPTMDAAEAFKLIKQQVSVPLVADIHFDYRIALKVAEYGVDCLRINPGNIGSEERIRTVVDCARDKNIPIRIGVNAGSLEKDLQEKYGEPTPQALLESAMRHVDHLDRLNFDQFKVSVKASDVFLAVESYRLLAKQIDQPLHLGITEAGGLRSGSVKSAIGLGLLLSEGIGDTLRVSLAADPVEEIKVGFDILKSLRIRARGINFIACPTCSRQEFDVIGTVNALEQRLEDIITPMDVSIIGCVVNGPGEALVSTLGVTGGNKKSGLYEDGVRKDRLDNNDMIDQLEARIRAKATMLDETQRISVQQVEK; translated from the coding sequence ATGCATAACCAGGCTCCGATTCAACGTAGAAAATCGAAACGGATTTACGTTGGGAATGTGCCAGTCGGTGACGGCGCACCCATCGCCGTCCAGTCGATGACCAATACGCGCACCACGGACGTGGAAGCGACGGTCAATCAAATCAAAGCATTAGAACGTGTGGGCGCGGACATCGTTCGCGTTTCCGTTCCAACCATGGATGCTGCTGAAGCCTTCAAGCTGATCAAACAGCAGGTCAGCGTTCCGCTGGTTGCGGATATCCACTTCGACTACCGCATCGCACTGAAAGTCGCCGAATACGGCGTGGATTGCCTGCGCATTAACCCGGGCAATATCGGTAGCGAAGAGCGTATTCGGACCGTTGTGGACTGCGCGCGCGACAAAAATATTCCAATCCGTATCGGCGTGAATGCCGGTTCTCTGGAAAAAGATCTGCAGGAAAAATACGGTGAGCCAACGCCGCAGGCGCTGCTCGAATCCGCCATGCGCCATGTGGATCACCTCGATCGTCTCAACTTCGACCAGTTTAAAGTCAGCGTTAAAGCGTCAGACGTGTTCCTGGCGGTAGAGTCTTATCGCCTGCTGGCAAAACAGATCGATCAGCCGCTGCACCTCGGGATCACCGAAGCGGGGGGGCTGCGCAGCGGCTCCGTGAAATCAGCGATTGGTCTGGGTCTGCTGCTCTCGGAAGGCATTGGCGATACGCTGCGCGTTTCGCTGGCGGCCGATCCGGTAGAAGAGATCAAGGTCGGTTTCGATATCCTGAAATCACTGCGCATTCGCGCGCGTGGGATCAACTTTATTGCCTGCCCAACCTGCTCGCGTCAGGAGTTTGATGTGATCGGGACGGTGAATGCCCTTGAGCAACGTCTGGAAGACATTATCACCCCAATGGATGTGTCCATCATCGGTTGCGTGGTGAATGGTCCGGGTGAAGCGCTGGTGTCAACCCTGGGCGTGACCGGCGGCAACAAGAAAAGTGGTCTTTATGAAGATGGCGTCCGCAAAGATCGTCTGGATAATAACGACATGATCGACCAGCTTGAAGCGCGCATTCGTGCCAAAGCGACGATGCTGGATGAGACGCAGCGCATCAGCGTTCAGCAGGTTGAAAAATAA
- the ndk gene encoding nucleoside-diphosphate kinase, whose product MAIERTFSIIKPNAVAKNVIGSIFSRFESAGFKIVGTKMLHLTVEQARGFYAEHEGRPFFDGLVEFMTSGPIVVSVLEGENAVQRHRDLLGATNPDNALAGTLRADYADSFTENGTHGSDSVESAAREIAFFFAEGEVCPRTR is encoded by the coding sequence ATGGCTATTGAACGTACTTTTTCCATCATCAAGCCAAACGCGGTGGCAAAAAACGTTATTGGCAGCATCTTCTCTCGCTTTGAATCAGCAGGGTTTAAGATCGTTGGCACCAAAATGCTGCACCTGACCGTTGAGCAGGCGCGCGGCTTCTACGCTGAACACGAAGGTCGTCCATTCTTCGACGGCCTGGTTGAGTTCATGACCTCTGGCCCAATCGTGGTATCCGTGCTGGAAGGCGAAAACGCCGTTCAGCGTCATCGCGACCTGCTGGGTGCAACCAACCCGGACAACGCGCTGGCAGGCACTCTGCGCGCTGACTACGCGGACAGCTTCACCGAGAACGGCACCCACGGCTCTGACTCCGTGGAATCTGCTGCGCGCGAAATCGCCTTCTTCTTCGCTGAAGGCGAAGTGTGTCCACGTACCCGTTAA
- a CDS encoding DMSO/selenate family reductase complex B subunit, protein MSQFKHYAPVSDKQLGFYIDSSRCSGCKACQVACKDKNNLEVGRRFRRVYEVHGGSFIPTGQGGVSNNVFAYTLSISCNHCADPICTKNCPTTAMHKRPGDGIVRVDTDKCVGCGYCAWSCPYGAPQLNEQTGQMSKCDFCVDLQAKGEQPVCVATCPLEAIKFGPIDELRAKYGALCDVKGLPESSITQPNLVINAHQGAEKEDKRHA, encoded by the coding sequence ATGAGTCAGTTCAAACACTATGCGCCGGTCAGCGACAAACAGCTGGGCTTTTATATTGACTCGTCACGCTGCTCAGGGTGCAAGGCCTGCCAGGTGGCCTGCAAGGACAAAAACAACCTTGAAGTCGGGCGTCGTTTTCGCCGCGTGTATGAGGTTCACGGCGGAAGCTTCATTCCGACCGGGCAGGGCGGGGTAAGCAATAACGTTTTTGCCTATACGCTCTCTATTTCCTGCAACCACTGCGCGGATCCCATCTGCACCAAAAACTGTCCAACCACAGCCATGCACAAGCGGCCGGGGGATGGCATCGTGCGCGTTGATACGGACAAGTGCGTCGGCTGCGGCTACTGTGCCTGGTCATGCCCTTACGGCGCGCCGCAGCTCAACGAGCAGACCGGGCAGATGTCGAAATGCGATTTCTGCGTGGATCTGCAGGCTAAGGGGGAACAGCCGGTATGCGTGGCAACCTGTCCGCTGGAGGCGATCAAATTCGGTCCAATAGATGAGCTGCGGGCGAAGTACGGTGCGCTCTGCGATGTGAAAGGCCTGCCTGAATCATCAATAACCCAGCCGAACCTGGTCATCAACGCGCATCAGGGCGCTGAGAAAGAGGATAAACGCCATGCATGA
- a CDS encoding 4Fe-4S binding protein — protein MVALSFGPAMDVTQECVRRRFRHASCRACADVCPAQVFSFSDTGVLIEESFCIECGDCLFVCPTEAITGIAPRKRFRLGDTLVGPFTARAPTIDELLLWHAVFGVRCISLEAEQYPGWMMALAGLNLALRRRGEAVWGFRSRQKCEVNAARRALIHIPQEEVTACAVPQGKRMQRKAFPGISESDIVVDAGKCALCGACWRSCTENAIRFEQNTLVIEAARCTGCGACEAVCQHGSLTVANKEAQATITTHPALAATCTACHRPFWSFHPEQKQCALCLHHPHGMRNPDCC, from the coding sequence ATGGTGGCTCTGAGCTTTGGCCCGGCGATGGACGTGACGCAGGAATGCGTCCGTCGCCGCTTTCGCCACGCCTCCTGTCGTGCCTGTGCGGACGTTTGTCCCGCGCAGGTCTTCTCGTTTTCGGATACCGGCGTCCTGATAGAGGAAAGCTTTTGCATAGAATGCGGTGACTGCCTGTTTGTCTGCCCGACAGAGGCGATTACCGGCATCGCGCCGCGAAAACGCTTTCGCCTGGGCGATACGCTCGTTGGGCCATTCACCGCGCGAGCGCCGACGATAGATGAACTGCTGCTCTGGCACGCCGTATTCGGCGTTCGCTGTATCAGCCTCGAAGCGGAGCAGTATCCTGGCTGGATGATGGCGCTAGCAGGGCTCAACCTGGCGCTGCGTCGTCGCGGTGAAGCCGTCTGGGGCTTCAGGTCCCGGCAGAAATGTGAGGTTAACGCCGCGCGTCGGGCGCTTATTCATATTCCGCAAGAGGAGGTTACGGCCTGCGCCGTGCCGCAGGGTAAGCGGATGCAGCGCAAGGCTTTCCCGGGAATAAGTGAATCAGACATCGTCGTCGATGCGGGAAAATGCGCGCTGTGCGGGGCCTGCTGGCGAAGCTGTACTGAAAACGCGATTCGCTTTGAGCAGAACACGCTGGTCATCGAGGCCGCACGCTGTACCGGCTGCGGTGCCTGCGAGGCGGTATGTCAGCACGGCTCGCTTACGGTCGCTAACAAAGAAGCACAGGCAACGATAACAACGCACCCGGCGTTGGCGGCCACCTGTACCGCGTGTCACCGTCCGTTCTGGTCATTTCATCCTGAGCAGAAGCAGTGCGCGCTTTGCCTACACCACCCGCACGGCATGAGAAACCCGGACTGTTGCTAA
- a CDS encoding bifunctional tRNA (adenosine(37)-C2)-methyltransferase TrmG/ribosomal RNA large subunit methyltransferase RlmN, protein MSELVNTSEVATPAVPNKNGKINLLDLNRQQMREFFKDMGEKPFRADQVMKWMYHYCSDNFDDMTDINKVLRNKLKEVAEIRAPEVVEEQRSSDGTIKWAIAVGDQRVETVYIPEDDRATLCVSSQVGCALECKFCSTAQQGFNRNLRVSEIIGQVWRAAKIVGAAKVTGTRPITNVVMMGMGEPLLNLTNVVPAMEIMLDDFGFGLSKRRVTLSTSGVVPALDKLGDMIDVALAISLHAPNDAIRDEIVPINKKYNIETFLSGVRRYLEKSNANQGRVTIEYVMLDHVNDGTEHAHELAELLKDTPCKINLIPWNPFPGAPYGRSSNSRIDRFSKVLMEYGFTTIVRKTRGDDIDAACGQLAGDVIDRTKRTLRKRMQGETIAVKAV, encoded by the coding sequence ATGTCTGAATTAGTGAATACCTCCGAAGTCGCCACTCCTGCGGTTCCAAATAAAAATGGAAAAATCAACCTGCTGGATCTGAACCGTCAGCAGATGCGCGAGTTCTTCAAAGATATGGGTGAGAAACCGTTCCGTGCCGATCAGGTCATGAAATGGATGTATCACTACTGCAGCGACAACTTTGATGACATGACTGACATCAATAAAGTGCTGCGCAACAAGCTCAAAGAAGTGGCTGAAATCCGCGCCCCTGAGGTCGTGGAAGAACAGCGCTCTTCCGACGGCACCATCAAGTGGGCGATTGCGGTTGGCGACCAGCGCGTTGAAACCGTCTACATCCCGGAAGATGACCGCGCCACGCTGTGCGTATCATCCCAGGTGGGCTGTGCGCTGGAGTGCAAATTCTGCTCGACTGCTCAGCAAGGTTTTAACCGCAACCTGCGCGTGTCCGAAATTATCGGCCAGGTGTGGCGCGCCGCGAAAATCGTCGGTGCGGCAAAAGTGACCGGCACCCGCCCAATTACCAACGTGGTGATGATGGGGATGGGCGAGCCGCTGCTGAACCTGACCAACGTGGTTCCGGCGATGGAAATCATGCTCGACGACTTCGGCTTTGGTTTGTCCAAGCGTCGCGTAACGCTCTCTACCTCTGGCGTAGTGCCTGCGCTGGATAAGCTGGGCGACATGATTGACGTGGCGCTGGCCATCTCACTGCATGCCCCGAACGATGCCATCCGTGACGAAATTGTACCGATCAACAAAAAGTACAATATCGAAACCTTCCTCTCCGGTGTTCGCCGTTACCTGGAAAAATCCAATGCGAACCAGGGCCGCGTGACCATCGAATACGTGATGCTGGATCACGTCAACGACGGCACCGAGCACGCGCACGAGCTGGCAGAGCTGCTGAAAGATACGCCGTGTAAGATCAACCTGATCCCATGGAACCCGTTCCCGGGCGCGCCGTATGGCCGTAGCTCGAACAGCCGTATCGATCGCTTCTCGAAAGTGCTGATGGAGTACGGTTTCACCACTATCGTGCGTAAAACGCGCGGTGATGATATCGATGCTGCATGCGGACAGCTGGCGGGCGACGTGATTGACCGAACCAAGCGTACGCTGCGTAAACGTATGCAGGGTGAGACCATCGCGGTCAAAGCTGTTTGA